One Tetrapisispora phaffii CBS 4417 chromosome 3, complete genome DNA segment encodes these proteins:
- the TPHA0C03750 gene encoding uncharacterized protein (similar to Saccharomyces cerevisiae PMT1 (YDL095W); ancestral locus Anc_2.362) produces the protein MAKKPGKTQNSQAQSQRASKKNKIPADEPSPSLLQAIDQDPVLPFEVKDGPERPFLQIDTEIDEQTDKSAPDRKEKIVQLRTMNTKVERLLVLSLVLIASYVRLKNLSWPNSVVFDEVHFGKFAAKYVKNQFFFDVHPPLAKMLFAYFSSMAGFKGDFLFSKIGEEFPSDTPYVFMRLFAAVSGLFTVLLMYFTLRSSGIRMWVAYLVTLCFAVENSFVTISRYILLDSPLMLFIAAAAYAFKKSQLYPALSFNGSRYLLATGVALGFAVASKWVGLFTIAWVGALCAIRLMFYLGDLTIPISKTIKIALSKLIFLLVVPFILYATFFYVHFETLINDGDGSAFFSPGFRMTLKGNNIPQNVYSDVGVGSVVTLRHLGTHGGYLHSHTATYETGSKQQQVTCYGHLDDNNKWLIELANRPGVTLNSFQNITDGEKIKLFHINTQHRLHSHDHKPPVSSNSDWQKEISCYGFAGFNGDWNDDWTVEIDKRKSTPGDAQKVVKAIDTKFRLRHSSGCYLFSHKTKLPKWGFEQQEVTCAHSGKPHLTLWQIEGSESAVLPSDSKRTSYSIPNFWSKFIESHKVMWNINKGLTATHVYQSYPQEWPLLQRGISYWGNHNRQVYLFGNAILWWSVSFAVVLFAIVSAVELILWHLGSPVLNEPHVMNYHIQYVEYILGFLAHYIPSFLMQRQMFLHHYLPAYYFGILAFAHAFDITVTYVCKKKRVGQVLALIFTIVVVAFYYYYSPIIYGTEWTKEQCKKTQWFHGWDYNCNGFVDDLTEYATIPTTTTTTAAETAAAAAAN, from the coding sequence ATGGCGAAGAAACCTGGTAAGACCCAGAACTCGCAAGCTCAATCGCAAAGGGCaagtaaaaaaaataaaatccCAGCAGACGAACCAAGCCCTTCATTGTTGCAAGCCATTGATCAAGATCCTGTGTTACCATTCGAAGTTAAAGATGGTCCAGAAAGACCTTTTTTACAAATAGACACAGAGATCGATGAGCAAACAGACAAATCAGCCCCAGATCGCAAAGAAAAGATTGTTCAATTACGTACGATGAATACGAAAGTAGAACGTTTGTTGGTTCTCTCTTTAGTACTCATTGCTTCATATGTTAGATTAAAGAACTTATCCTGGCCAAACTCAGTGGTCTTCGATGAAGTTCATTTCGGTAAATTTGCTGCTAAATACGTGAAGAAtcaattcttctttgatGTTCATCCTCCATTAGCTAAAATGTTATTCGCATATTTCTCTTCAATGGCAGGTTTTAAAGGTGATTTCttattttcaaagattGGTGAAGAATTCCCATCAGATACTCCATACGTTTTCATGAGACTTTTCGCTGCTGTATCGGGTCTATTTACAGTATTGTTAATGTATTTTACATTAAGATCTTCCGGTATTAGAATGTGGGTAGCCTATTTAGTTACTCTTTGTTTTGCCGTCGAAAATTCTTTTGTCACCATCTCTCGTTATATCTTATTGGATTCTCCATTAATGTTATTCATTGCAGCAGCAGCTTATGCATTCAAAAAATCACAATTGTACCCAGCATTAAGTTTCAATGGCTCTAGATATCTATTAGCCACTGGTGTCGCCTTAGGTTTCGCCGTTGCATCAAAATGGGTAGGTCTTTTTACAATTGCTTGGGTCGGTGCTTTGTGTGCTATTAGGTTAATGTTCTACTTGGGTGATTTAACAATTCCAATCTCAAAGACTATTAAAATCGCTCTCTCTAAATTGATCTTCTTATTGGTGGTtccatttattttatacGCTACTTTTTTCTATGTACATTTTGAAACGCTAATTAACGACGGTGATGGTTCCGCATTCTTTTCTCCAGGTTTTAGAATGACTTTAAAAGGTAATAATATCCCACAAAATGTTTATTCCGATGTTGGTGTCGGTTCAGTTGTCACTCTAAGACATTTAGGTACTCATGGTGGTTATTTACATTCGCATACCGCAACTTATGAAACTGGTTCAAAGCAACAACAAGTTACTTGTTATGGTCATTTggatgataataataaatggTTAATCGAATTAGCAAACAGACCAGGTGTCACATTAAACTCATTCCAAAATATCACAGATGGTGAAAAGATTAAATTATTCCACATTAATACTCAACATAGATTACACTCTCACGATCATAAACCACCAGTATCATCAAATAGTGATTGGCAAAAGGAAATTTCTTGTTACGGTTTTGCTGGTTTCAATGGTGATTGGAATGATGACTGGACCGTTGAAATTGATAAGAGAAAAAGTACTCCAGGTGATGCCCAAAAAGTTGTCAAAGCAATTGATACTAAATTTAGGCTAAGACACAGTTCAGGTTGTTATTTATTCTCTCATAAGACTAAATTACCAAAATGGGGGTTCGAACAACAAGAAGTCACATGTGCTCATTCAGGTAAGCCACATCTAACTCTATGGCAAATCGAAGGCAGTGAAAGTGCTGTTCTGCCATCGGACTCCAAGCGTACCTCTTACTCTATTCCAAATTTCTGGAGTAAATTCATAGAGTCTCACAAAGTTATGTGGAACATTAACAAGGGACTAACTGCTACTCACGTCTACCAATCTTATCCACAAGAATGGCCTCTATTACAACGTGGTATTAGTTACTGGGGTAACCATAACAGACAAGTTTACTTATTCGGTAACGCTATCTTATGGTGGTCTGTCTCTTTTGCCGTAGTTCTGTTTGCAATTGTTTCGGCTGTTGAATTGATACTATGGCATCTAGGATCTCCTGTCTTAAATGAGCCACATGTCATGAACTACCACATCCAATAcgttgaatatattttaggTTTCCTGGCACATTATATACCATCTTTCTTGATGCAACGTCAAATGTTTTTACATCATTATTTACCAGCATATTATTTCGGTATTTTAGCCTTCGCTCATGCTTTCGATATTACCGTTACTTATGTCTGTAAGAAAAAGAGAGTTGGTCAAGTTTTAGCTCTAATTTTTACTATCGTTGTCGTCGCATTTTACTATTACTATTCTCCAATCATTTACGGTACGGAATGGACTAAAGAACAATGTAAAAAGACTCAATGGTTCCACGGTTGGGACTATAACTGCAATGGTTTTGTTGATGATTTAACAGAATACGCTACTATTCCAACTACTACCACTACCACTGCTGCTGAAACTGCTGCTGCCGCTGCTGCTAACTAG
- the SRP14 gene encoding RNA-binding signal recognition particle subunit SRP14 (similar to Saccharomyces cerevisiae SRP14 (YDL092W); ancestral locus Anc_2.364): protein MVNSGCLSSEDFLLKVAEYFKISNERNIAVRLTLKRLVEHDEVELKPEYDVTNQPAYDVSTQAQSLSVTSIKPNNNDREYSLLVRASYGSHKGKNKCSTIISAGSLDKFWQDYSSVVRTNMDGLVKKKKKKRSTKTALKSKKSVKN from the coding sequence ATGGTGAATAGTGGATGTTTAAGTTCAGAAGACTTTCTTTTGAAGGTTgctgaatattttaaaatatctaatGAACGTAACATTGCAGTACGTTTGACTTTAAAGAGACTGGTGGAACATGATGAAGTTGAATTGAAACCTGAATACGATGTCACTAATCAACCTGCTTACGATGTATCTACCCAAGCTCAATCATTGTCCGTTACTTCAATCAAACCAAATAACAACGACAGagaatattcattattagtGAGAGCATCGTACGGCTCTCACAAAGGTAAAAATAAGTGTTCAACTATAATATCCGCAGGTTCATTGGATAAATTCTGGCAAGATTATTCTTCTGTAGTCAGAACCAATATGGATGGTTTAGttaagaagaagaagaagaagagaagTACGAAGACTgcattaaaatcaaaaaaatctgtaaagaattaa
- the TPHA0C03760 gene encoding uncharacterized protein (similar to Saccharomyces cerevisiae YMR155W; ancestral locus Anc_2.363), whose translation MNLRRVLADPRVRAFIGSNIVTLGAGTPYLYSYYAPQLIERCNIPISTTSGLSLSLNIGSSLFGFIAGMIVDKNPRVACLIGSIGTFIAYTILGYCYEYRISNFFLLSLSLSLLGFCSVCGLYSAVTCCTINFPKYRGTAGAFPVSLYALSGLVFSNLCPFFFGTDIRNTFRFLSIVCSVMLLIGALTIVVLKTPNSMEIPEYELSSQAEAMTPELNSQIFAEPKEPSTPILQPSISKFSSPRESLLSPKSAANPLVIHTLDHRQFSTFDSTVPINSYQDSIDHTFTDQQNEKRTVNSVIVALKDYRFYIHFFILATLQGIGQMYIYSVGYIVQANTEKIDIGGTSAKLEKMQSLQVSILSLMSFSGRLVSGPISDILVKRYRCQRLWNIIFCSLLTLFASWMILSNSSTHRETDTSTLNTSNYSTISYCSMLFGLGFGIMFGSFPSIIAEAFGSEGFSTIWGLSTSGGIVTVKFFASLLGNELSHKADSLTGICQEGSPCYTDTFTTVRYSTVLVLVFTLALMFNIHNKSKKNTYN comes from the coding sequence ATGAACTTAAGGCGTGTGTTAGCAGATCCTAGGGTAAGAGCATTTATAGGAAGTAATATTGTCACCCTGGGTGCTGGTACACCTTATTTATACTCATACTATGCTCCACAATTAATTGAAAGGTGCAATATACCAATCTCTACCACTAGTGGATTGTCATTATCCTTAAATATTGGAAGTTCTTTGTTTGGATTTATTGCAGGTATGATTGTAGATAAAAATCCAAGGGTTGCCTGCTTAATTGGCTCAATTGGCACGTTTATTGCATATACAATACTTGGGTATTGTTACGAATATCGaatttccaattttttcttattgTCTCTTTCATTGTCTCTTTTAGGTTTCTGTTCTGTATGTGGACTGTATTCTGCAGTTACATGTTGCACTATCAACTTTCCCAAATATAGAGGTACAGCAGGTGCATTTCCTGTATCTTTATATGCATTATCAGGTTTAGTATTTTCTAACCTTTGTCCATTTTTCTTTGGAACAGACATACGAAACACTTTCAGATTTCTGTCAATCGTATGCTCAGTAATGTTACTAATTGGTGCGCTGACAATTGTAGTATTGAAAACGCCAAATTCAATGGAAATTCCAGAGTATGAACTGAGCTCTCAAGCAGAGGCAATGACTCCAGAGCTTAACAGTCAAATATTTGCCGAACCTAAAGAGCCATCTACACCTATACTACAGCCATCTATTAGCAAGTTTAGCTCCCCAAGAGAATCGCTCCTTTCACCTAAATCTGCTGCAAATCCACTAGTTATTCATACCCTGGATCATCGACAATTCTCGACGTTTGATTCTACTGTTCCAATCAATAGTTATCAAGATTCAATAGATCACACATTCACTGACCAACAAAATGAGAAAAGAACCGTTAATTCTGTCATTGTGGCATTAAAAGATTACAGATTTTACAtccatttttttattctgGCAACATTGCAAGGTATTGGGCAgatgtatatttattctGTTGGTTATATAGTTCAAGCTAATACTGAGAAAATTGATATTGGTGGTACATCAGCTAAACTAGAGAAAATGCAATCATTACAAGTTTCCATTCTGTCTTTAATGTCATTTTCTGGGAGACTAGTTTCAGGACCAATTTCAGACATATTAGTGAAGAGGTATCGTTGCCAGAGATTGtggaatattattttttgttctttgTTAACACTTTTTGCATCCTGGATGATCCTGTCTAATTCGAGTACACACAGAGAGACAGATACATCTACTTTGAACACCTCTAATTATTCCACAATATCATATTGTTCCATGCTATTTGGACTAGGATTTGGCATAATGTTTGGATCATTCCCATCAATAATAGCCGAGGCATTCGGCTCGGAAGGGTTTAGTACCATATGGGGTCTAAGTACATCTGGTGGTATCGTAActgttaaattttttgcTTCTTTGCTAGGAAATGAATTATCACATAAGGCTGATTCATTAACCGGAATTTGCCAAGAAGGTAGCCCATGCTATACTGACACATTCACAACAGTGCGATACTCTACGGTATTAGTTCTTGTTTTCACTTTGGCATTAATGTTTAATATTCACAataaaagcaaaaaaaatacttaCAATTAA
- the CVM1 gene encoding Cvm1p (similar to Saccharomyces cerevisiae YMR160W; ancestral locus Anc_2.353) codes for MDSEEGWGWYMWSRKKPPPQEDTQGNADANANTNTHIETHDNTNEEETALENQERWYHQVWNKIPSFKREDEADFVNNINFKSHLDLNAKQIDILRNEVQTNVNNNNLCNNTWVWYKAYNPLSKNSQDSEGEFHNDTDGIVSMMNTGSSRIPIPFQTYPFPTNQNAIGNKIYIKKSLILPSSSPSDYMHELPKQTKFANSFKNYYNYPHENHLYIKSAAFDKESKLIKDKEKILIISLVGNLPEHYEKSSIGYQRNSNYLSCKLANSLIDKNKNCQIETLSFQSPLNLIDLNEALQQCISLLKNYENLFKEVQSIFFVGIYHSIPLLIVLATHILKRHNVLDFNKQTNVGILAFESNLEGYRFWDHNSDLKQNEDTTSNKNTATNESNNISEQDKENNEEILFSEDYNKIQQQREKQLFQYASKREQEVLQNIRSYRKLNSIESLYLQKNLDWLLYNWKPFRLTLFGKLYDNFMTVSQKLALDFIHPKIIRNIWCDGKYLDINTKFPQNVFEEDVHLKSLQFDSKIKLPKKRLFEIELINDLLLLTNLGYNDFLPFFKSISPFFISRSFNDNTLPPTVAKKLNTEQKAWLSEMNDKFKITTNNTTNIPIDKTKQDNANNNNHDLYSLPLEVSSLFQFLEYCYYEDIKSNGLLKIFDSIYDDDEVYKCFIENTLNTRAPLFQKHLTLSNDHSTPKSIFRIMNQYDLVWKLHEALSEFLTIKNLPQQERQVEKLKFFISVNLFNSFETSMMTKDENKKIFDRSNRESQTRISNLWKAYRDWDPQTTGLKQLKNIMSVFLLYNNPQQLINDLSKK; via the coding sequence ATGGACTCTGAAGAAGGCTGGGGCTGGTATATGTGGAGTCGTAAGAAGCCACCTCCACAAGAAGACACACAAGGGAATGCAGATGCAAACGCAAATACGAATACACATATAGAAACACATGATAACACAAATGAGGAGGAAACTGCGTTAGAGAACCAGGAGAGATGGTATCACCAAGTTTGGAACAAAATTCCTTCATTCAAGAGAGAGGACGAAGCTGATTTCGTAAATAACATCAACTTCAAGAGTCATCTGGACTTGAATGCAAAACAGATAGATATACTTAGGAATGAGGTACAAACAAATGTCAATAATAACAACCTTTGTAACAATACTTGGGTTTGGTACAAGGCTTACAATCCATTGTCGAAGAATTCGCAAGATAGTGAAGGGGAATTCCATAATGATACTGATGGCATTGTGTCAATGATGAACACTGGTTCGAGTAGGATACCGATACCGTTTCAAACCTATCCATTTCCTACAAACCAAAATGCAATTGGAAATAAGATATACATAAAGAAGTCGCTCATATTGCCATCTTCTTCACCCTCTGATTACATGCATGAACTACCAAAACAAACCAAATTTGCCAactcttttaaaaattattataattatccACATGAAAATCATTTATACATCAAATCAGCTGCATTTGATAAAGAATCAAAATTGATTAAGGACAAGGAAAAAATACTAATCATCTCACTTGTGGGAAATCTACCAGAACATTATGAAAAATCATCTATTGGGTACCAGAGGAATTCAAACTATCTTTCCTGCAAACTTgcaaattcattaattgaCAAGAATAAGAACTGCCAAATAGAAACTTTATCTTTCCAAAGTCCATTAAATCTGATAGACTTGAATGAAGCTTTACAGCAATGCATAAgtttattgaaaaactaTGAAAACTTGTTTAAGGAAGTGCaatctatattttttgttggTATATATCATAGTATACCACTGCTTATTGTTTTGGCAACGCATATATTAAAGAGACATAATGTATTAGATTTTAATAAGCAAACTAATGTTGGGATACTGGCATTTGAGTCAAACCTAGAAGGATATCGCTTCTGGGATCATAATAGTGATCTGAAACAAAATGAGGATACAACTTCCAATAAAAATACTGCAACAAACGAATCTAATAATATCTCCGAACAggataaagaaaataatgaagagatattgttttcagaagattataataaaattcaacaaCAAAGGGAGAAGCAACTATTCCAGTATGCTTCTAAAAGAGAACAAGAAGTCTTACAAAATATACGATCTTatagaaaattaaattcaatcGAATCCTTGTATCtccaaaaaaatttggaCTGGTTACTATACAATTGGAAACCATTTAGACTAACTTTATTTGGTAAGTTATACGATAATTTTATGACAGTGTCTCAAAAGCTAGCTCTTGATTTTATCCATCCTAAGATTATTAGAAACATTTGGTGCGATGGTAAGTATCTAGATATTAACACAAAGTTTCCACAAAACGtctttgaagaagatgtaCATTTAAAGAGTTTACaatttgattcaaaaatcAAGCTACCAAAGAAAAGATTATTCGAAATAGAATTgataaatgatttattgttgttaaCAAATTTAGGATATAATGATTTTcttccatttttcaaatctatATCACCTTTCTTTATATCAAGatcatttaatgataatactCTACCGCCAACTGTTGccaaaaaattaaacacCGAACAAAAAGCTTGGTTAAGTGAAATGAATGATAAGTTCAAAATTACAACTAATAATACAACAAATATCCCAATAGATAAAACCAAGCAAGATAATgcaaacaataataatcatGACCTTTACAGTTTACCATTAGAAGTTTCAAGTTTATTTCAATTCCTAGAATATTGCTATTACGAAGATATCAAGTCCAATGGTCTTCTTAAAATATTCGATAGTATTTATGATGACGATGAAGTTtataaatgttttattgaaaatactTTAAACACGAGAGCACCTTTATTCCAGAAACATTTGACATTATCCAATGATCATTCAACTCCAAAAAGCATATTCAGAATAATGAACCAGTATGATTTAGTGTGGAAACTCCACGAAGCACTATCTGAATTCTTAACGATTAAAAATTTACCTCAACAAGAACGTCAGGTAGAAAAACTAAAGTTTTTCATATCAGTCAACCTTTTCAACTCATTTGAAACAAGTATGATGACCAAAGacgaaaataaaaaaatatttgacaGATCGAATAGAGAGTCTCAAACAAGAATAAGCAATCTTTGGAAAGCTTATCGCGACTGGGATCCACAAACTACTGGGttgaaacaattaaaaaatattatgagTGTGTTTCTACTTTACAACAATCCACAACAGTTGATAAATGACTTAAGCAAGAAGtag
- the ATG16 gene encoding Atg16p (similar to Saccharomyces cerevisiae ATG16 (YMR159C); ancestral locus Anc_2.354) produces the protein MADTDEIDKLLVNRLSNRDIVESRYKELFHDLNKPTEDDNQTQDLVDELKQELFKRDSELKKLDDINKVLRHANENSNNEIISLNIENNIMNEKYNKLEVEYNKLIKRWLSKVEKDVQDMNGML, from the coding sequence ATGGCTGATACTGATGAAATAGATAAACTATTAGTGAATCGTTTAAGCAACAGGGATATTGTCGAGTCACGATACAAGGAATTGTTCCATGACTTGAACAAACCTACAGAAGATGACAATCAGACACAAGATTTAGTTGATGAGTTGAAGcaagaattatttaagaGAGATTCAGAGTTGAAGAAGCTGGACGATATAAATAAGGTGTTACGACACGCTAATGAAAACAgcaataatgaaataattaGTTTAAATATCGAGAACAACATTATGAAtgaaaaatacaataaacTTGAGGTCGAGTACAACAAACTGATCAAACGATGGTTGAGTAAAGTAGAGAAAGATGTTCAAGACATGAACGGCATGTTATAG
- the AIM36 gene encoding Aim36p (similar to Saccharomyces cerevisiae YMR157C; ancestral locus Anc_2.358) gives MLTLIGKNCVRTPALVKNTIVPLSRRPISNIATRRWYSNNEHHKSKDAMPSIWKLLGLSALGSGVFILASRNLDRKKNGLVQEQNAVGGLRRRVAMYQPGELTVRVVMDADVTKLPPTAHCVDTVGLLRAALVDENDPYQPLLAELAQHTDSDNNNNTDNDTKSNADIGRLIRELPSGLLVRLLAREFQASVSVGDTVYVTNFPFPDEHDGRDRDCLQDILRFESDVSEIDQLLVAKLDPADSRPAVAYYRTVGKVATV, from the coding sequence ATGTTAACCCTTATTGGCAAGAACTGCGTAAGGACACCTGCTCTGGTGAAAAACACCATTGTTCCATTGTCTCGTCGTCCGATTAGCAACATTGCAACGAGACGCTGGTACTCGAACAACGAGCACCACAAGAGCAAAGATGCCATGCCTAGCATATGGAAGCTGTTGGGGCTCAGTGCTTTAGGCTCTGGAGTGTTTATATTGGCGTCTCGTAACCTGGATCGGAAAAAGAACGGACTAGTGCAAGAACAGAACGCCGTCGGTGGGCTACGGCGCCGAGTGGCCATGTACCAGCCCGGCGAATTGACGGTCCGGGTGGTGATGGACGCCGACGTTACAAAGTTGCCGCCAACAGCCCACTGTGTAGACACTGTTGGTCTGTTGCGCGCAGCGCTGGTGGATGAGAACGATCCTTATCAGCCGCTGCTAGCGGAACTGGCACAGCACACCGACAGcgacaacaacaacaacaccGACAACGACACAAAGTCAAACGCAGACATTGGGAGACTGATTAGAGAGTTGCCTTCCGGATTGTTGGTCAGACTGTTGGCACGTGAGTTCCAGGCATCCGTGTCGGTTGGCGACACGGTGTATGTGACCAACTTCCCGTTTCCGGACGAGCACGATGGCAGAGACAGAGATTGCTTGCAGGACATCCTGAGGTTTGAGTCCGATGTTTCGGAGATTGACCAGCTGTTGGTCGCGAAACTGGACCCCGCAGATAGCCGCCCAGCTGTCGCGTACTATCGCACGGTGGGGAAAGTCGCCACCGTGTAG
- the MRPS8 gene encoding mitochondrial 37S ribosomal protein MRPS8 (similar to Saccharomyces cerevisiae MRPS8 (YMR158W); ancestral locus Anc_2.357) gives MSLVKLANTCAHIQNCSRVRIPLISIPYTGLHLQFAYNLYKNGFVSSIQKGSTKSPDDSIVDVTPDNIATRRIWMNLKYKENKPIISSCRLISKPNLRISLTYQEMQQLSAGKSIRLIKPLQPGELILIRTKDPNTKKDVLMDINEAIDKRLNGEVLCRVN, from the coding sequence ATGTCGTTGGTAAAGTTAGCAAATACTTGCGCTCATATACAGAATTGTTCAAGGGTAAGGATCCCACTTATTTCCATACCTTATACTGGTCTGCATTTACAATTTGCTTATAATCTATACAAGAACGGGTTTGTTTCGTCTATTCAGAAGGGTTCCACTAAATCTCCAGATGACTCGATAGTCGATGTTACTCCAGATAACATTGCCACAAGAAGAATTTGgatgaatttgaaatataaagaaaataaaccGATTATTAGCAGCTGTCgattaatttcaaaaccaAATTTAAGAATTTCTTTAACCTATCAAGAAATGCAACAATTATCTGCAGGAAAATCAATCAGACTTATTAAACCATTACAACCAGGTGAGCTTATCTTGATAAGAACTAAAGACCCGAATACCAAGAAAGACGTTCTGATGGATATAAATGAAGCTATCGATAAAAGACTGAATGGTGAAGTGCTCTGCAGAGTCAATTAA
- the QRI1 gene encoding UDP-N-acetylglucosamine diphosphorylase (similar to Saccharomyces cerevisiae QRI1 (YDL103C); ancestral locus Anc_2.348), whose translation MTYIKETYVDSNQQHLFEHFDDLTDVEQTELLNNLKVISDRISPHKLVEDCQNAIALSETNKHSTSVISSLPESSYYSIIGNKKEEEEYRKLGLEAISKGEVAVILMAGGQGTRLGSSQPKGCYDIGLPSHKSLFQIQAEKILRLQQLTGSKHDIPWYIMTSKPTRQTTEQYFKDNSYFNLKKSQITFFNQGTLPAFDLNGEKLYLGSKTELVESPDGNGGLYRAMVENNLLEDFHKKNIKHVYMYCVDNVLSKVADPVFIGFAIKYNFKLATKAVRKRDAAESVGIIATKDGKPCVIEYSEISQELSEAIDETGLLKLRAANIVNHYYSVELFDQQLTNWCDNMVYHIAKKKIPYFDPKTGKISKPTEPNGIKLEQFIFDVFPSVNIKDFGCLEVERSHEFAPLKNASGSANDNPETSRTAYMNLGTSWLKDSGADVKDNVLVEVSGTLSYSGENLQQYRGQIFDINDTILE comes from the coding sequence ATGACTTACATTAAGGAAACATATGTTGACTCAAATCAACAGCATTTATTTGAACACTTTGATGACTTGACTGATGTAGAGCAAACTGAgcttttgaataatttgaaagttATCTCTGACAGAATCTCACCACATAAATTGGTTGAAGATTGCCAAAATGCAATTGCTTTATCagaaacaaataaacaTTCTACTTCAGTGATATCATCATTGCCAGAATCATCATATTACTCGATTATTggtaataaaaaagaagaagaagagtaCCGAAAATTAGGTCTTGAAGCCATTTCCAAAGGTGAAGTGGCCGTGATTTTGATGGCAGGTGGCCAAGGTACAAGATTAGGATCATCTCAACCAAAAGGTTGCTACGATATTGGATTACCATCACATAAGTCTCTATTTCAAATACAAGCAGAAAAAATCCTGCGTTTACAACAACTAACTGGATCAAAACATGATATCCCATGGTATATCATGACTTCTAAGCCAACTCGCCAAACTACTGAACagtattttaaagataattcCTACTTCAACTTAAAAAAGTCTCAAATTACATTCTTTAATCAAGGTACATTACCAGCATTTGATTTAAATGGAGAAAAGTTATATTTAGGTTCTAAAACAGAATTAGTAGAATCACCAGATGGAAATGGTGGTTTATACCGTGCTATGGTAGAGAATAATCTATTAGAAGACTTCCacaagaaaaatatcaaacATGTGTACATGTATTGTGTAGATAATGTTCTATCAAAGGTAGCTGATCCTGTTTTTATTGGTTTTGccataaaatataatttcaaattggCAACTAAGGCTGTCAGAAAGAGAGATGCAGCAGAATCCGTTGGTATTATTGCTACTAAAGATGGTAAGCCATGTGTCATAGAATATTCAGAAATATCACAAGAATTGTCTGAAGCTATTGATGAAACAGGCTTACTAAAGTTGAGAGCTGCCAATATTGTTAACCACTACTATTCGGTTGAGTTATTCGACCAACAGTTAACTAATTGGTGTGATAATATGGTATACCATATAgctaaaaagaaaattccATATTTTGATCCTAAAACTGGTAAAATATCTAAACCGACTGAACCCAATGGCATTAAGTTGGaacaatttatatttgacGTATTCCCAAGTGTAAATATAAAGGATTTTGGTTGTTTGGAAGTTGAAAGATCCCATGAATTTGCACCTTTAAAAAATGCAAGCGGTTCAGCCAATGATAACCCAGAAACCAGTCGTACTGCATATATGAATTTAGGTACATCATGGTTGAAAGACTCTGGTGCTGATGTGAAGGATAATGTATTAGTTGAAGTTAGTGGTACTCTGAGTTACAGTGGAGAAAATTTACAACAATATAGAGGTCAAATATTCGATATTAATGACACTATTTTGGAATAG